Within the Candidatus Paceibacterota bacterium genome, the region TTCGAACGGCTTCATCGGTCACCTCGCCCGAGTTTGCAGGAATCCCCTGCCATTACATCCTTCCGGACAGAGCCGCGCTCCCCTTTCCGGGTCAGCTTGTGCCCGAGCAGCACCCTTTCGAGCGTAGCCGGAATCTCGCAGATTCGCTTGCCGGTGGCGTTGTATATCGCATTCACGATGGCGGGCGCCGCAAGTTCGTTGGCGGGCTCCCCGATGGATTTTGCCCCGAACGGCCCCGCCGCGTCCGCGTTCTCGACGATAATCGCTTTGATCTTCGGCACGTCCATCGCCGTGGCGATCAGGTATTCGTCGAAGTTGACCTGTTTCGGCACCGACGCCTCGTAATCAAATTCCTCCAGCAACCCGTAGCCCAGCGCCATCGCTACGCCGCCGTAGATCTGCCCCAGCACGGTGCTGCGGTTGATCGCCTTCCCGACATCGTGGCAGGACACGAATTCCAGCACATCCACCTTGCCGATCTCAGCGTCCACTTCCACCTCGGCCACATTCGCGCCATAGACAAAAGTAAAGTAGGCCTCTCCCCTGCCCTCCTCCTCGTGCCAGGATGTCGGAGGGGCCTTATGCCAACCCAGGCCATGCATCGTCTTGCCCCGGCGAAAGCACTCGGCCGCCAACTCGGTAAACGACGCAAGTCGTTTGCCGCCCCGCTTCTCAATCAGGTAATCGCGCGCCAGGTCGCATTTGTCCGGAGCCGCTTTCACCATGTCAGCACCGACCTCCAGGAGTGTTGCCCGCACAATCTCCGCCGCCTTTTTCGCCGCCGAACCGCCCATAATAGTGCCCCGCGAGGCCACCGTCGGTCCTGAGTCTGGCACCCGGTCGGTGTTGGTGTTCAGGAATCGGATGCGATTCATGGAAACACCCAACACCTCCGCCGCAATCTGCGACATTTGCGTTTGCGCTCCCTGCCCCATGTCGGTAATGCCCGACGACACGATCACGCTGCCGTCGGTCTGCACCGAGACGATGGTGCCGGCCGCGTCCACCCCTTCAGCGCCCAGCGACACGCCGCGATAGCTGCAGGCCAGCCCGATGCCGCGCATTTTCCGCCCTGCCAGGGATGTGGCAGCGCCCTCGGACCGCGAGCCGGCCGCAGCGCGGTACTTCTTCCACTTCGCCTTGAAATCCGCCGCCTCAGCAGCTTTGGTCAGCACCTCGCGCAGGCTTACTTTGTGGGTCAGCCGTTGCTGCGTCGCCGTCACCGCGCCGTCCTTGAAACCGTTTTGCAGGCGAATCTCCAGCGGGTCCTTGCCCACCCGCTCGCCCAACTCGTCCATCATGGACTCGATGGCGAAGTTCACCTGCGGCGAGCCGAACCCGCGCATTGCTCCCGTGTAGTTGTTGTTCGTATAGACAGCATAAACGTCTGTCTTGACGTGCTCGCAGCAATAGGGCCCGGTCGCCTGGACCACCGAGCGCCACGTCACGAACTGGCTCATCGAGGCATATGCGCCCCCATCCGCGATGCACTTGATCT harbors:
- a CDS encoding xanthine dehydrogenase family protein molybdopterin-binding subunit; translated protein: MNTGHRIIGKAERRVDAFGKVTGRAKFAADYNAGHQLYGKVLRAEHPHARIMRIETSAAKRLAGVEAVLTADDIPGEKVIGIVLKNQAILAVDKVRYLGDGVALVAAKTRQIAEDALRLIKVEYEPLPVVSDPEAALAPDAPKVHGADNTFVHHTVRKGDVAKGFAEADFVIERKFTTPCIEHSYLEPEAVLAEPGEHGGVKVTGSVQNLFSTRRSVAAALKLDLNRVEIIQATLGGSFGGKDEVMTSMCCRAALLALATGKPVKMVNTREESMLESYKRHPYVLYYKWGAKQDGSITAMEIKCIADGGAYASMSQFVTWRSVVQATGPYCCEHVKTDVYAVYTNNNYTGAMRGFGSPQVNFAIESMMDELGERVGKDPLEIRLQNGFKDGAVTATQQRLTHKVSLREVLTKAAEAADFKAKWKKYRAAAGSRSEGAATSLAGRKMRGIGLACSYRGVSLGAEGVDAAGTIVSVQTDGSVIVSSGITDMGQGAQTQMSQIAAEVLGVSMNRIRFLNTNTDRVPDSGPTVASRGTIMGGSAAKKAAEIVRATLLEVGADMVKAAPDKCDLARDYLIEKRGGKRLASFTELAAECFRRGKTMHGLGWHKAPPTSWHEEEGRGEAYFTFVYGANVAEVEVDAEIGKVDVLEFVSCHDVGKAINRSTVLGQIYGGVAMALGYGLLEEFDYEASVPKQVNFDEYLIATAMDVPKIKAIIVENADAAGPFGAKSIGEPANELAAPAIVNAIYNATGKRICEIPATLERVLLGHKLTRKGERGSVRKDVMAGDSCKLGRGDR